Within the bacterium genome, the region CCACCCGATTCCGTTGCCGCAGATATCGGCCCACCTGAACATCAGCCAGCACTACCTCGAGCAGCTCTTCGTCAAGATGCGCCGCGCCAAGCTGGTGAAAAGCACGCGCGGGCCGGGGGGCGGGTATGTCCTTGCGCTGCCGCCCTCGCAGATAACGATGAAGGCCGTCCTTTGCTCGGTGGAAGAGGAGATTCGCCCCGTGGATTGCGGCGAGGCGCCCAAGGCGATGCCCTGTCCCAACATCCCGAGTTGCGGAAGCCGCATGCTCTGGAAGAAGCTCGAAGACGCGATCGACCAGACGCTCAGCGAGACGACCCTCGAAGAGCTCAGCGCCGGGGCCGCGCCCATGGACGGGCAAACCCCCCGCATCCCGAACTTCCAAGTCAGCATTTAGACAATATGCCCCGGACCGCGTTTCTCCCGTTTCCGGGAGGGAAGTGTTTCACGCGGGTCCGCCTTCTCCTGCTCCCGCTCCTTTTCGCGCTTCTTCCTTCGTCCGTTTTCGCGCAGAGCCTTCCCCTCGGGAAGATCCGTCTGCCGCCGGGCTTCCGCATCGAACTCTATGCGGGCGGCATCCCCGGCGCCCGCTCGATGGCGCTCGGGGCGCGGGGCACGCTCTTCGTCGGCAGCCGCAGGGAGGGCCGCCTCTACGCCGTTCTCGATAAAAACCGCGACGACCGCGCCGATCAGGTCATCACCCTGGCCGAGGGCATGTTCTTGCCGAACGGGGTGGCCTACCGGCAGGGGTCGCTCTTCGTGGCCGAGATCAACCGCATCCTGCGCTTCGACCGCATC harbors:
- a CDS encoding Rrf2 family transcriptional regulator, producing MKISTKGRYAVMAIIDLARHSQTHPIPLPQISAHLNISQHYLEQLFVKMRRAKLVKSTRGPGGGYVLALPPSQITMKAVLCSVEEEIRPVDCGEAPKAMPCPNIPSCGSRMLWKKLEDAIDQTLSETTLEELSAGAAPMDGQTPRIPNFQVSI